Genomic DNA from Candidatus Methylomirabilota bacterium:
TGATCTCGAGCTCGCCGCGCGCCGACGGCGTGATGGCCTTCGCCGCACGCAGGATGCTGGCGTCGAACATGTAGACCCCGACCAGCGCGAGGTCGGACGGCGGCACCTTGGGCTTCTCGATGAGCCGCTTCACCTTGTCCCCCGACAGCTCCGCCACGCCGAACTGGGTGGGATCGGGCACGCGCGCGAGCAGGATCTGGCTGTTGGGCTTGGCGGTGCGGAAGCGCTCGACCAGCGGCGCGAGCGGCTCGAGGATCAGGTTGTCGCCGAGGTACATGCAGAAGGCGTCGTCGCCGAGGAAGGGCTCGGCGGTCAGCACCGCGTGGGCCAGCCCGAGGGGGGCTTCCTGCTGGATGTAGGTCACCTCGACCCCCCAGCGGTGGCCGTCCCCGACGGCGTCACGGATCTCCCGATGGGTATCGCCCACCACGATCCCGATCTGCCGGATGCCGGAGGCGGCCAGGGCCTCGATGCCGTAGAAAAGGATGGGCTTGTTGGCGACCGGGACGAGCTGCTTCGCGGAGGTGTAAGTGATGGGGCGAAGCCGGGTTCCGCGTCCTCCGGAGAGGATTAACCCTTTCATTTCTCAGCCGATTATAGCAGTCTTGCCCCTGCATCCGACCGGGAATAGGAGTAATCTAAAAGGTCAACGGGAGGGGCTACTCGCATGAAGACGTTGAAGGACATGCTGGCCGAGGCGCGGCAGGTCGTCCCCGAGCAAGCCCCGGCGGACCTCAAGCGCCGGCTGGACGCCGGGGAGCCCGTCGTGGTCGTCGACGTGCGCGATCCGGACGAATATCGCGACGGTCACATCGAGGACGCCGCCAACATCAGTCGCGGGTTCCTCGAGTTCAGGATCGGCACGGTGGCGCCCGAGCCCACCACCCCCCTCGTTCTGTATTGCCAGACCGGCCTCCGCTCGATGCTCGCGGCCCGTCAGCTCAAGGAGCTGGGCTACGAGAACGTGATCAATCTTCAGGGCGGCTTCCAGAAGTGGGCGCAGTCGGGCCTACCCGTCGCCAAGGACCGGCCGCTCACCACCGAGCAGATCCAGCGCTACAGCCGCCACTTCCTGCTCCCGCAGGTCGGCGAGAAGGGTCAGCGCAAGCTGCTGCGCTCCAAGGTGCTGCTCATCGGGGCGGGCGGGCTCGGCTCGCCGACGGCGCTCTACCTCGCCGCCGCCGGCGTGGGGACCATCGGGCTCATGGACGGCGACGTCGTGGACGTGTCGAACCTCCAGCGCCAGATCCTCCACTCCACCAAGGACGTGGGGCGCCCCAAGGT
This window encodes:
- a CDS encoding glucose-1-phosphate thymidylyltransferase, whose amino-acid sequence is MKGLILSGGRGTRLRPITYTSAKQLVPVANKPILFYGIEALAASGIRQIGIVVGDTHREIRDAVGDGHRWGVEVTYIQQEAPLGLAHAVLTAEPFLGDDAFCMYLGDNLILEPLAPLVERFRTAKPNSQILLARVPDPTQFGVAELSGDKVKRLIEKPKVPPSDLALVGVYMFDASILRAAKAITPSARGELEITDAIQWLIDSGHTVRPHVIDGWWKDTGKLEDMLEANRIILDRLEPRSEGTVIDSEIHGKVVIEPGARVVRSTVRGPAIIGHGALIEGAYIGPFTSVGESVSVRNSEVEHSILLEGSSIADVGGRIESSLIGKNASIYRTQGKPQAFTFMLGDRSEVGLI